TGCTCATCCGGGCCAGCAGGGCCAGCCTGGACAATACGGGCATGGCTTGGACGCTTCACGAGTTTGCGGGTACGCACCGAAAGGTTTTCTTCCTGGTAAATCCTTTCTGTCCGCTTGTGGTTCTGCACCAGCTCTTCCCGGCGCAATAATTCATGCAAGCGCGGAGAACCGAAACGCCGCCGGTCAGTTGCCAGTTCCAGCATCCGAGTCCGCAAAAGAAGATCACGGTCCTCAGATGGTGGTCGTCTGGCTGAACAGCGATTAAATTGAATCACTCGGCAAGCCTGCCGCTCTGAGTAGCCATGCGCAGTCTGAATGTGATGCACTGCTTCCCTGTTGGCTGCGGGCCTCAAAAGTTTTTTGAGATCACGTCCTTCAGGACGACGATATCAAGCGCTTGTTCACCTACAAGTCTTTTCAGACGGGCGTTCTCTTCCTCCAACTGGCGCAACCGCTTGGCATTAGAGATGTTCATCCCGCCAAACTTGCTGCGCCATTTGTAAAAGGTCGCATCCGAGATGCCATGCTGACGGCACAGATCAACGACACGAACTCCAGCCTCGGCTTGCCGCAAGATCCCAATAATTTGCTCTTCAGTGAATCTGCTACGTTTCATTTTTGTGCTCCTATGTCAGGAACACTAACTTTTCAATGGCATACTTTTCGGGGGGAGGGGCAAAATCCCCTCCTGCCTGCAGAGCTGACGTCACGCGAATATCAGGCCTCCTTTAAGGGATAAGCCTGAGCTACAACGACCCTGGGCATAAGCATGACCCTAAATTTAATAAGAGTGTTATATCCTGAAATGCTTATCAGTGTGATTGAA
This portion of the Desulfovibrio sp. UIB00 genome encodes:
- a CDS encoding IS3 family transposase, which translates into the protein MLELATDRRRFGSPRLHELLRREELVQNHKRTERIYQEENLSVRTRKLVKRPSHARIVQAGPAGPDE
- a CDS encoding transposase; this encodes MKRSRFTEEQIIGILRQAEAGVRVVDLCRQHGISDATFYKWRSKFGGMNISNAKRLRQLEEENARLKRLVGEQALDIVVLKDVISKNF